CtgtaatttcatacaaatttttaatgaataaatttttgtgaatCATAAAATGAATGAGTGATTGCATACTAGTACTACATACTACAAAACTAAAAGAGCAACGGGTAAATTGTAAAAGCTTAAAAATATCCAATTCTTTTGGCACTTATTGTAATCTCTCCATAACACGTAAGAACCAGATTATTGCTCGTCTATTTCTTCAATTCGCGCCGCCTCTTGGAAGACATCCGGCACCATAGCATCGACCGACTTTTCAATAAGATTGTAGCGCTCTGCTGCAGTTAAACACTGTTGTGCGATTTCTCGAGCTTTATTACGCGTGTCATCTGGCAACTGTGACAAACCGCTAAGAAGTTCCATAATATCTGTTTCGAAAAGCTTCTTGGCAATATCCTCGCCTGCATTGATCATATTTAATACAACTACCACGCCACGATGTTGGACATCGGGACTTGGATTGGCAATTAACGTATGCAAAACCTGTAGCCAAGAactaatttctaatatttttacgcaacataTTTTGGAAATTGACGTTAACATAGCTAGCGCCCCAGCACAAGCTTTTGCAGTATCCTCATCTTCCTCTTCACATAGCAATGCAAGAAACTTGACACGATCATTAGGTTTTTCGAACATTTTCACAACCTCATCTGACATAACCATATTGCAGATGCATTGTGCCGCTGCCCGCGTTAGGTATAAGTGATCTTCCATTAGGTAAATTTCGATTTTCGAAACGCCCTGTTCCTTCACTATACGTTGCCTTACACTCTCATTCATCGCTGCCAAATTTGTTAGGGCCATAAGTGATTCAAAGTTCTCCAATGCGGTACAATCTTGAGCCAGTAAATTCAACAGTGGTCTTATAACATCCAAACTACGCTGCCCAGCAAATGCTACCTCAGGATTGATTGTAATACCGATGCGCGCTAACGCTTGTGAAGCTTGACGTTTTCCTTTTTCTGTACCCTCTAATGCCATTCGTAACAATGCTTTGACTCCACCATCCTGCACAACCTTACCGCGTAGCTCTTGTAAACCACATACAGCGTTTAGTACCCGGGCAATAAGTTCCTGGGAGTTGTGACTTTCAGTTTTAGCAAGTGCACACAATGCTCCTGTTATACCTTCATTAGCAAGCATAGTAATTCGTTTATTCACAAAGTCCGTATCATCCAATTCATGTTCTTCTGGTATATGATGCTTGGCGAATTTCGCTAGTTCTATCATCTCTTCCAACATCTCTTGCTTCTCGTAGGCATTAACGAGATTAACAAATGTGGTGACGACTCCATAAAGACAGGACTGGTCGCCGGATCGTGCCAAATCAATGAGAGCATGAATCGCCGGTTTGTCCTCTATCAGTTTCTCTTTTACCTCAGCATCGAGAGTAAGGTAGGCCAGCCCATCAGCCGCCCAACGGCGAATATCACGATCCTTACCAGGTTTGATTAAGAAACGACGACACGCTTCGGCTAATTTACTTGTAGCTCCATCAGCAAACGGTCGTATGGCAGCATCTTGGCCCCCGTAACTGCCAAGTTTGCATAGACCAACCAACGCACGCACACGTATATTGTCGTTTTTACATTTATACAGGTTTTTCAATATATCTACACCTTGAGCGCACAATGCTTTCGCTTTGTCTTTTTTAGAAGCTGCAGCTACTATACATTCGCAAGCAACTCGTTGTTGCAACTCATCATCAGTTGTGGCCATGGCCAAAATCATTTGTAAAATGCCTTCTCTTGCTATAATTTGATTTCCCACGTCTAATGGACCAGACAACAAAGAAGTTATAGCAACTGTTACCCGAATTTTTGATTCCATATCAGGATCTAAGAGTTTATCTTTAACATACTCATCAATCTGATCTGAATAACGCTTTCTTGCTTCATCATAGTACATGTTCTCGAAAATTCGAGCCATGCACACCGAAGCAATTGTACGCGAGGAAGGTGTTATCTCCATGGCACTCTCGTATTTGTATTCCTCTAACTCGGAGCATACATCTAATAGTCGATGTAAACCACGAATTTCAACTAACCTCTCCGCCCATTCTAAGGCTGTATAGTGAATATTCCGCGTCAATAACTCGATGATAGCATCACGTGCTGGCCCGGAAATAGTCCGATCAGTTATGGTGTAAACCAAGCAAGTAAGGAGTgtatcaatttcttttttattctgcTCACAAAGTTCTTTTTTTGGCTTGCTTTCTGGCTTGTTTTCCATGCCCGACAATGAATTAATAATGGCTTGTAAACAGTATTGGGCTGCCGTAACACGTTCTTCGTGCCTGTGGTCTAAGACATGTAGGAACCATGGTACACCCAATTCTCTCAATACTGCCTTTGTGCGATCCACGGATCCTCCACATAATTCACCAACGACGCGAATGAGATTGCAGTATATTTCAGGATCCTTTTCTATTTTGGTAATTGTAGAAATTTTCGTAATACATCCAGCATTAAAAAGCAAGTGTGCGCCGACCTCTTCTTTAGCtaaaactaataaattattGGCACCCGAACGACGTTTATCTGAAGGAGTTCCCATGTCAAAAGTGATATCCATCATTTGATTgacctaaaatattttattaatttcacttcatttctgtgaaatattatatacaaaatatacctTAGTTGaagtttttgcattttgtgccACGCGCTCCTGCACTATTTGATGTAAGCGTTGCAACATCGGTTGTACTGATTTATTAGTAGGATCTTCTTTAAACAAATCAGTAGCGTCTTTGTAAGCTTCCTCAAATTTCTGCAAGGCTTCACAGGCCTGCGCACGTCGAAATAAAGCTTTTGGATCTTTTGGTGAAATACGTAAAGACTCGGTGCAATCATTGAGAGCATCTTTATATTTCTCTAGTTTTAAGTAAGCTGCAGctcgatttttataaaaaatgggtAACTCCTTATGCTTTTCACCAGCTGCTATAGCATTTGTATAACATGAAACAGCCTCCTCCCATCTTTCAGATTTGAAAGCGTTATTGCCCTCATCTTTGTAGTTAACAGCTTCTATTTCGCCTTCAACAGtcattatttcaattttgtaataattcaaacttccaaataaaattttaattaaaatttaaataaagtatataataaaaatattattatgtcaCGCCTATATTTCAAGATTCAATTAATTTCTTCCATCTGCTGTCTTGCTGGCCACTTTTATAAGGTCGGGTGGCACAtgaataattttagattttctgACTGTAGAATATTCTCGATAACATTCTACGTTGCTCGCGTAAAATTGACAGTTTTCCCGAAACTTCATGAAAACTTAGAAAAGCtcattcacaaaatttcatgcTCAAATGCCTTGTTTTACAAACcaataaaaaatctattaataaatttcttcgacattttcttcttcattttactttcGTTTGTTTTcaacacacttttttaattcTAGTCGAttttgctttgacatttcatagCATTACTCACTCATACCATTCTTTAATTTTAGAGAACTGCGATAAAGAAAAGTGTTTAAATGACAGCAGTATTACTTTCAGCTGTAATATGTACTTTgtcaaaaattctcaaaatccCTTGAACGTACCATAATGATATaatcataataaaaacaatttcaaaaaatcagagAAAGTGCAGCCCACTCGGTGGATCGTGCAATGTATAACACCAAGTGTCAGTTAATATTTCGCAGCTTCTTACCGACGCACATTTTTAACAACATTGGTAATGTGCAGTATATTTGTACAAGTTCTCCTTGGAGAAGCACCAATTATTATGAAGCTCTTGGAATAACACAGAGCTCGACGCAGAATGAAATCAAATCAGCATATTATAAACTTTCCATGCAATATCATCCTGACAAAAATAAAGGATGTGAaatatctgcaaaaaaatttcgtgaaatttcGCAGGCATATGAAGTACTTGGTAACTACCGACTTAGAAGATTATATGATAAAGGTATACACattgtttcattaaaaagttgtaaatttgatacattttcattttacagGTGTTATACATACAGCGGGAGCTACGTATACAAGGCCAACTGAATATGAGCCAGAGGTAGAAGATGATCCCGAAACGAAGTTTTACAAATCTCGTTTTAAAAAATCGCAAGTTGCGGATGAAATGGGACGAACCCCTATATATGACTTTGATGAATGGTCCCGCGCACACTACGGAAAATCTTTCCAAAGACGAAAAGATGCTAAAGTAAGATTTGATCGAAAGCAAGCACAACGCCGCGACCATGCATTTGCTTTACAAAACGAAATGGTACTCTTCAGTTTTGTTTTCATAGTTGTGGCAATGTACGCAATATTCTACACTGAATCGTCACTAGATGCACCAAAAGAGCGATCCATTCAAGCTTCTACAGAGCGGAACATTGGTACCAAATCGCCTCCGGCCGAAACGTAGTTGTGATAAAGAAAGATATAAGGggaaatgttgaattttttactgtat
The sequence above is drawn from the Bactrocera tryoni isolate S06 chromosome 1, CSIRO_BtryS06_freeze2, whole genome shotgun sequence genome and encodes:
- the LOC120782711 gene encoding dnaJ homolog subfamily C member 30, mitochondrial gives rise to the protein MYNTKCQLIFRSFLPTHIFNNIGNVQYICTSSPWRSTNYYEALGITQSSTQNEIKSAYYKLSMQYHPDKNKGCEISAKKFREISQAYEVLGNYRLRRLYDKGVIHTAGATYTRPTEYEPEVEDDPETKFYKSRFKKSQVADEMGRTPIYDFDEWSRAHYGKSFQRRKDAKVRFDRKQAQRRDHAFALQNEMVLFSFVFIVVAMYAIFYTESSLDAPKERSIQASTERNIGTKSPPAET
- the LOC120782707 gene encoding protein unc-45 homolog B; the encoded protein is MTVEGEIEAVNYKDEGNNAFKSERWEEAVSCYTNAIAAGEKHKELPIFYKNRAAAYLKLEKYKDALNDCTESLRISPKDPKALFRRAQACEALQKFEEAYKDATDLFKEDPTNKSVQPMLQRLHQIVQERVAQNAKTSTKVNQMMDITFDMGTPSDKRRSGANNLLVLAKEEVGAHLLFNAGCITKISTITKIEKDPEIYCNLIRVVGELCGGSVDRTKAVLRELGVPWFLHVLDHRHEERVTAAQYCLQAIINSLSGMENKPESKPKKELCEQNKKEIDTLLTCLVYTITDRTISGPARDAIIELLTRNIHYTALEWAERLVEIRGLHRLLDVCSELEEYKYESAMEITPSSRTIASVCMARIFENMYYDEARKRYSDQIDEYVKDKLLDPDMESKIRVTVAITSLLSGPLDVGNQIIAREGILQMILAMATTDDELQQRVACECIVAAASKKDKAKALCAQGVDILKNLYKCKNDNIRVRALVGLCKLGSYGGQDAAIRPFADGATSKLAEACRRFLIKPGKDRDIRRWAADGLAYLTLDAEVKEKLIEDKPAIHALIDLARSGDQSCLYGVVTTFVNLVNAYEKQEMLEEMIELAKFAKHHIPEEHELDDTDFVNKRITMLANEGITGALCALAKTESHNSQELIARVLNAVCGLQELRGKVVQDGGVKALLRMALEGTEKGKRQASQALARIGITINPEVAFAGQRSLDVIRPLLNLLAQDCTALENFESLMALTNLAAMNESVRQRIVKEQGVSKIEIYLMEDHLYLTRAAAQCICNMVMSDEVVKMFEKPNDRVKFLALLCEEEDEDTAKACAGALAMLTSISKICCVKILEISSWLQVLHTLIANPSPDVQHRGVVVVLNMINAGEDIAKKLFETDIMELLSGLSQLPDDTRNKAREIAQQCLTAAERYNLIEKSVDAMVPDVFQEAARIEEIDEQ